A window from Gemmatimonadota bacterium encodes these proteins:
- a CDS encoding SUMF1/EgtB/PvdO family nonheme iron enzyme — protein MPTRLYVTFVFLLGVVASANAQGDPAEIPARYDLARMSLEDGEVYYAEQQFLKILKIDPKHAPTHLILGRLYHHQKRNANAYRHFKTYLDLSPEAPDKATVRTLLNTLAESLNASGKGWVVIDPSTPWRPSVPPQPDELGFISIQGGTFLMGGTFENEKPIRLVTVSDFELLDHEVTNTEYFAFTKATGHPSPEHWREDWFWMSEFGTHPVVNITYYDAEAYCHYLDARLPTEAEWEYACRAGRTQAKYPWGDDPPDEQKANYGRIFKTPYPTRAVKSHSPNAYGLYDMAGNVWEWCADWYDPNYYKNAPTDNPKGPDKGFDYQHTRRGGQWQSSPHSLRCARRYGGEPSAQDNGSMAYFGFRCAR, from the coding sequence GGGGGTTGTTGCCTCTGCCAACGCGCAAGGCGATCCCGCCGAGATCCCCGCACGCTACGATCTGGCCCGCATGTCGCTGGAAGACGGCGAGGTCTATTATGCCGAGCAGCAATTCCTCAAAATCCTCAAAATTGACCCCAAACATGCGCCCACACATTTAATTTTGGGCCGCCTCTATCACCATCAAAAACGCAACGCCAATGCTTATCGCCACTTCAAAACCTATCTCGATCTCTCTCCTGAAGCACCCGACAAAGCCACAGTTCGCACCTTGCTCAATACCCTCGCCGAAAGCCTGAACGCATCCGGCAAGGGGTGGGTGGTCATCGACCCGTCAACGCCCTGGCGGCCATCTGTCCCACCCCAACCCGATGAACTCGGTTTTATATCCATCCAGGGTGGCACCTTCCTTATGGGTGGCACTTTTGAAAACGAAAAACCCATCCGCCTGGTCACAGTGTCCGATTTCGAACTCTTAGACCACGAAGTCACCAACACCGAATACTTTGCCTTCACAAAAGCCACAGGCCATCCCTCGCCCGAACACTGGCGCGAAGACTGGTTCTGGATGTCTGAGTTCGGCACCCACCCCGTTGTCAATATCACCTATTACGACGCCGAAGCCTATTGCCACTATCTGGACGCGCGCTTACCCACCGAAGCAGAATGGGAATACGCCTGCCGCGCAGGTCGTACCCAGGCCAAATATCCCTGGGGCGACGACCCGCCCGACGAACAAAAAGCCAATTACGGACGCATCTTCAAAACGCCTTACCCCACGCGAGCCGTCAAATCCCACTCCCCCAATGCCTATGGTCTCTACGACATGGCGGGAAATGTGTGGGAGTGGTGTGCCGATTGGTACGATCCAAACTATTACAAAAACGCCCCTACTGATAACCCCAAAGGGCCGGACAAGGGCTTCGATTACCAACACACGCGCAGGGGTGGGCAATGGCAATCTTCCCCCCATTCTCTGCGTTGTGCCCGCCGCTATGGTGGCGAACCCTCGGCTCAGGACAACGGCAGCATGGCCTACTTTGGCTTTCGCTGCGCCCGGTAG